Within the Bacillus mesophilus genome, the region TATTGATAAGGATTGCATAAACCTTAAAATAATAACAGCACGTTGATCTACAGATACTTGATCTAAGCATTTGTACATTAATTTAATTTCATCGTTTTGCAAGGCTATTTCTTCAGGTAAGGGTTGGTGATCTTGAACCTGCTGTGTGCTCCAATCAAAGGTTTCTAGAAGACGTTGCTTCCAGCCTTTTTGCTTTCGGAAATGGTCAATGGCTACATGTCTAGCTATTGAAAACAGCCATGTTTTTTCACTGCTCTTTCCCTCGAAACGATCGTACGCTTTTAACACTTTAATATAAACCTCTTGTACCAAATCCTCTGCCTGCTCCCGATTTCTTACCATATAAAACAGGAACTGAAACAAATCCTGATGGTATTTCTCGTAAAGCTCTTGAAACACGGTGTTCATGCCTTACCCTCCCCGTTAATCATATAGTCGGATATTATTTAAGAAAGTTACAGTTTTTTAGAAAATTTTTTATTAATTTTATTGTAGCATCAAGGAAGATGGACTATCTATAAGAATTTTTGCGATATATTAAAATAAAAGGCTGTATTTGAGGTCGATTTCGCTAAAACTGGTAGCATTTACAGTGCCTATATAAAAAATAGAGCTACAAAAAAGTAGCTCTTACTTTCAAATCCATTTAACTCAGTAAAATTGTTATAGTTACAATCTTTTTGGCTAGTCTAATAATAAACCTTAGATTACAGTTTATTTAACGGGTTGTGATATTCAGATAGATGAGCAACCTGATTATAATCCTTGATCTGCCACTTCTCTTCTTTGAAGTGAAGATTGCTAATACATGCGTTAAAAAGAGGTGTTCTTTCTATCTCGGGATTTCCATCAGAGAGAAGTTTTAATAATGCATGAATGACAGCTCCATGTGCAACCAGTAACACCTTTTGATCTTGATATAACTCATTAATTTTAGAAAGTCCTTTGATTAATCGTTGATGAAACACAGTTGTATCTTCTTGACTAGTGTAATTATGGTTTGGGAAGGTGGCTTGCCTTTCCTCAGCGGTCATCCCTTCAGCCTCTCCAAAGGACTTCTCCTGAAATTCTTCCATAACAACAAATGAGGCTTGTATTCCTTCATTAATAATCTCGGCAGTCTTTCTAGCACGCATTAATGGACTCGTCACCACTATATCCCAATCGTAAGCTTTTAAATAGTCTCTACATTCTTCTGCCTGAGAAATCCCCCTTGCATTTAACGGGATGTCGGTTCTTCCTTGCAGTTTTCCAATCACATTCCAATCTGTTTCTCCATGTCTAACTAAACAAATCGTTGTCATTCCTTCTCCTCCGTATCACTTGAGCTCATTATAGCCCCTCCTGTCTATTACTCTAACACCTTACCATTTTCATCAATGAATACTAGTTCATTCTCCATGTCTTCAGCTGTAGGATTAATAAACATCCAAACCTTCATATCTTTAACTTCTAGTGAAATGAGTTCTGCTTTAAGGTGTCCAAGCGTTACTTCATACACATCGGAAGTGGCTAAACCATGATAAGTTCCATTGTCTGGTCCCCCCACCATTAAGCCACCATTCGCATTGTCTGCTGTAATAACCCCTCCACCGTACATCTTTACAAAACGCCAACCATATTTACCTTTTTTAAATTCAGAAATTATATAATGTTCACCTTCCCCGACTTGAGAGTAGGAAAAAGTATATCCATAGTTTTGGTTTTCTACTATTTTAGTTTCAAAGGTATCATACACCTTAAAACGTGGATTCTTTTCTTGTTGTAATGCTTATATTGGTGAGGAAAATGAGGTATTCCTTTCATACCAATCTAGATAACCAATTAAACCTATCACTAGAAATGCTACTGCCACTATATAACCTTTTTTCTTCATCTCTTCTCCCCCTTAGAGATTAACTAATCAAGAGCCTCTTCAGGAACATTCCATAAATAATAATGTTTAGAGTACTGCCTTGTTTCAACCACGAATGTTTCATCATGTTTTTCAAAAATAAGTCCTGAGCCCATTTGTTCTTTAAAGCTCCATCCTTCTTGTAATAAGAATTCTTTAACAACACCATAAGGATCATTCCTATTAGGCTTCGACACATATTTAACACCGTCTATTGAATTTGGTATTTTCTCATATCCTTTATCCGTCAATTCTAGTTTCATGATTGCTGTTAAAATTGGAATTGGATTCTCTTCTTGAGTCAAGGCACTACCGAATCGTAATCCAACTAATCCTATTAACAGGATAAAGGTCAACATGAGTGCTAGTATAATTTTTTTCACAGAAGGTCCTCCCATCGAATTACAATCTGCTAATCTCTATTCCTTAGGCAATAGCTTTTTCCTTAAGAGGATTTCAAAACTACGGATAAAGAACCAACTAAATCCTGCATAAAATCCAAGCCAAGGGTACTTGAATGAAGCTGGTTTATTCTTTTCGAAGTGAAAATGACCAATCCAGGAAAGAACATAGTGTAAAAGCGCGAATACAATCGTCACATATATATTTATGAGTAAAAAGATCCAGGCAACGAACGCAAACAAAAAAGCAAAATAATGAAGCCATTGATTATACTTATTTTGATGAACCTTTTGATATTGAATCAAATCCCTTCTCCATCTATCAAACATCAAAATTAACCCCTTTAATTAAGTATTAGTAAATTCCTAGTTGAAATCTAGGATGTTATAAATTTAGCAGTTCCTCTATAAACTTTAACATAAAAACCCATTTTATCCCTCTACTCATTAAAACTGTTTTAATTTCTTCCTTTTCTTCACTGAGTAAATTAAAAAAAGCGACCAGTTCACAAAACTGGAATCGCTTTATAGATACTGTTCATTCATCCGCGCTTATACTTAAAAGATGAAAATAAGAGCCTGTTGCCTTTTTAATGTATGCTAACTTAGCTGGGTCAAAACTAATCAGGACACAAGTAGATGGACCCGCTGATTGTTTCAACGAGATTGAATCATCTGCCCGAATTCCTAACCATGGTAGCTTATTCCGGTTACAAAGCATGTCCCATTCCGCTTGAATCCCTTTTGAGCCAATTGGTACTATTTCATAAATTCCTTTTTGGGAAAGCAGGTAGTTGAATAGCGTAAGAGGGAGCACTTTATCTTCCATGTTGACCACATCCTGTCCAATTAAAGGAGTACCAATGACAGCAAACTCAGCATGTACAGGTGTATGGTCCCGCTTCACCACTGACTTTCCAATGACGGTTACACTCATCGCTGATTGAAGGAGTGTAAAATTTGTCTCGCTACTTCCTATCATAGGTACAGAATCTAGACCAAGCTCGTTCATAGCCTTGTTTATGCCAGATTTGTATTCATTCCAAGCATGATCACCTGTAAAATTTTGAACTATCACCATTTGTGGAGAACCACCTACACTCAAGTGTTCCATTAGTGCGACTCTAGCTGCATAATATCCCACGACATCATTAGGAACTCTTACTAGATCCTGCTCTTTTAAGCCTACTCCACCTGAATTGTCAGTTGTTATTATTAATTCAGTTGAGGAATTCTCATCCCTGTAATACAATACATCACGCATAAAATCCAGTCCTGTTTAGGTAGCCCTGTAATGGTTTATAGATGGCAGCAACGATGATACTATTTAGGGTTGATCCAACGAATAACGGAAATAAAATAGTCCAATAAAACGCTGAAGTTAGAATAAAATAGAACGGAAGTGGAGCCACTACTGTTGAGCAAATGATAAAAAAGCACAACCCAATAATGGGGGTTCCTTTTTTACAAAGAACGCCTGTTAAATAAATAATGACCCCCATTTCTAACGCAATGAGTAGGTGGAATGCCCCTAAAGGAAGTCCTCCTAAATAAGCAGAAATGAAGTGTCCTCCTGCACCAATAATGGCTCCATATATAGGACCTAACAGAATTGTTGCAAGTAATGCAGGTGCACTATCCAGGGCAATACTAGAGATCCCTAAAGGAATTTTAATTGCTGCACCGATTGCGGATAAACCAAAAAACAAAATAATGAACGTTTGCTTTTTGAGAGAACTCATTTTTCCTTCCTCTTGCCATCTCTAAAAACTATTGCACTTCTTTCATACTCTACGTCCTTAACACCTTGACGAGCATTGATGACGCGTGCAAGTGCAAAGAAATAATCCGAAAGACGATTAACATATTTCAGAGCGATATTATTGATACTCTCTACCCTTGCTAAGCTAACGATATGGCGTTCTGCTCTTCTAGTAACTGTTCTAGCAATATGGATAATGGCTGAAGCCCTAGTACCACCAGGAAGGATAAATCTTTCTAAATCTGGAGCTTCTTCTATGTATGCATCAATTCTAGCTTCAAGAAAATCAATCATTTCTTCAGTTACTTGATATGGGCGCTTTCCCTCAACAGTGGACAAATCTCCTCCACAATCAAACAATTCATGTTGAATTTTCTCGAGTTCTGCTAATACATCTGAAAAAATTTGAGGATCAAGCTCTAACATGGCTTGGCCAACAAAGGAATTCACTTCATCAATCGTCCCATAAGCATGAACACGAATATCATCCTTTTCTACTCTCCCACCAATTATACTGGTTTGTCCTTTGTCACCGGTTCTTGTATATATCTTCATTTATGCTCCTCCTTTAATTTTTTCTGGTAGTCCACACCAAAGTCTTACTACATTCTCAGACTGCTTGGCAAGATCCTGATATACCCATCCTACTATATCACGATGTAATCGGTCTTGTTTATTCATCGGTACAACCCCTAGCCCGATTTCGCACCCTATAATAATTAAATTTCTTTGAGCATTTTGCTTTTCCCAATCAACAAATGGTTGTAGCTTTCGCTTCCAGTGGTCACGTTTCTTTTCCTCTTGAAGTTCGTTATGAATCAGCTTTTCCATGCCTTCAATAATAATCGTGTTTGTCTTGTGTGGAATCTCATGAACAGATGGCAGACTCTGTACATATCCATTAATCCAAACATGAGAATTAGAATTCTCCTCCTGATAGCCTATTAACTGTCGCACCCAGCTTCGTTTTCCTTGAAAGGCACCGCCTGTAACGAAATACACCGTTCATTCCTCCTTAATCGGTCTATGGTTGTTTCGAAGCGATAACCACTTCCATAGTCAACCTGCCATTCCCAGAAGGGTTTGTAGGTAGGAGCAACCTCTGTTAAGAGCTTCCTAATAGGTCCTCCATGTGTAATGATGACTAGTTCGCTTATTGTAGATGAGACAAGTAGCTCCCTAGCATCATTCCAAGCTAACAGTAGTCGATCACTAAAAGTTGTAAAGCTTTCTCCATCTGGGATAGGAGCTGTTTCCCACTCTTGAAGCCAGTGTTCGTAGGCTTCATTTCCGAGTAGCTCCTCGTGTGATTTTCTCTCCCATTGACCAAATGAAAGTTCTCTCCATTTATCGGAATACTCAACAGGCACATTAGGATGATGTCCATATATGTTAGATAAGGTCTGTCTACATCTCAGCAGATCACTACAAAGAATATAGTCAGGCTTAGGATAACAATTGTGAACGAGTAACTGCTCACCTTCTTCTGATAGCGGAACGTCACTCCAACCGATGAATCGATTTTTCCTATTATCTTCTGTTATACCATGACGAAGTAGAGTAATAGCCAAAGTATGAACCATAAGAAGTTTTCGCCTCCTTCCAATAATGCACCTAGCGTATCACCATTAATACCACCGAACTGCTTTAAACAAAAGCTATAAAATACCGTGTGAAA harbors:
- the sigX gene encoding RNA polymerase sigma factor SigX, which codes for MNTVFQELYEKYHQDLFQFLFYMVRNREQAEDLVQEVYIKVLKAYDRFEGKSSEKTWLFSIARHVAIDHFRKQKGWKQRLLETFDWSTQQVQDHQPLPEEIALQNDEIKLMYKCLDQVSVDQRAVIILRFMQSLSITETAEALDWTESKVKTTQHRALKTLKGIMEQSVGEEGSTVEKVRVER
- a CDS encoding histidine phosphatase family protein, whose amino-acid sequence is MTTICLVRHGETDWNVIGKLQGRTDIPLNARGISQAEECRDYLKAYDWDIVVTSPLMRARKTAEIINEGIQASFVVMEEFQEKSFGEAEGMTAEERQATFPNHNYTSQEDTTVFHQRLIKGLSKINELYQDQKVLLVAHGAVIHALLKLLSDGNPEIERTPLFNACISNLHFKEEKWQIKDYNQVAHLSEYHNPLNKL
- a CDS encoding Mpo1-like protein translates to MFDRWRRDLIQYQKVHQNKYNQWLHYFAFLFAFVAWIFLLINIYVTIVFALLHYVLSWIGHFHFEKNKPASFKYPWLGFYAGFSWFFIRSFEILLRKKLLPKE
- a CDS encoding ATPase; this encodes MRDVLYYRDENSSTELIITTDNSGGVGLKEQDLVRVPNDVVGYYAARVALMEHLSVGGSPQMVIVQNFTGDHAWNEYKSGINKAMNELGLDSVPMIGSSETNFTLLQSAMSVTVIGKSVVKRDHTPVHAEFAVIGTPLIGQDVVNMEDKVLPLTLFNYLLSQKGIYEIVPIGSKGIQAEWDMLCNRNKLPWLGIRADDSISLKQSAGPSTCVLISFDPAKLAYIKKATGSYFHLLSISADE
- a CDS encoding ECF transporter S component → MSSLKKQTFIILFFGLSAIGAAIKIPLGISSIALDSAPALLATILLGPIYGAIIGAGGHFISAYLGGLPLGAFHLLIALEMGVIIYLTGVLCKKGTPIIGLCFFIICSTVVAPLPFYFILTSAFYWTILFPLFVGSTLNSIIVAAIYKPLQGYLNRTGFYA
- a CDS encoding cob(I)yrinic acid a,c-diamide adenosyltransferase, with the translated sequence MKIYTRTGDKGQTSIIGGRVEKDDIRVHAYGTIDEVNSFVGQAMLELDPQIFSDVLAELEKIQHELFDCGGDLSTVEGKRPYQVTEEMIDFLEARIDAYIEEAPDLERFILPGGTRASAIIHIARTVTRRAERHIVSLARVESINNIALKYVNRLSDYFFALARVINARQGVKDVEYERSAIVFRDGKRKEK
- a CDS encoding bifunctional adenosylcobinamide kinase/adenosylcobinamide-phosphate guanylyltransferase, whose product is MYFVTGGAFQGKRSWVRQLIGYQEENSNSHVWINGYVQSLPSVHEIPHKTNTIIIEGMEKLIHNELQEEKKRDHWKRKLQPFVDWEKQNAQRNLIIIGCEIGLGVVPMNKQDRLHRDIVGWVYQDLAKQSENVVRLWCGLPEKIKGGA
- a CDS encoding histidine phosphatase family protein, with the protein product MVHTLAITLLRHGITEDNRKNRFIGWSDVPLSEEGEQLLVHNCYPKPDYILCSDLLRCRQTLSNIYGHHPNVPVEYSDKWRELSFGQWERKSHEELLGNEAYEHWLQEWETAPIPDGESFTTFSDRLLLAWNDARELLVSSTISELVIITHGGPIRKLLTEVAPTYKPFWEWQVDYGSGYRFETTIDRLRRNERCISLQAVPFKENEAGCDS